One window from the genome of Salvia splendens isolate huo1 chromosome 9, SspV2, whole genome shotgun sequence encodes:
- the LOC121749761 gene encoding argininosuccinate lyase, chloroplastic-like: MDSLTAESLSFLSKPFSSASPFPRPTALLPCRAFSVSALHMSSKEAKLWGGRFEDSVTDAVEKFTESISFDKALYSHDIIGSRAHASMLAHQGLITDDDRDKILDGLDVIRGQIERGEFVWRTDREDVHMNIEAALTDLVGEPAKKLHTARSRNDQVCTDFRLWCRDAIDAIVSRIRKLQAALVKLAVKNENLIVPGYTHMQRAQPVLLPHLLLAYVEPLERDAQRLLDCRARLNFCPLGACALAGTGLPIDRFMTSEALGFTGPMRNSIDAVSDRDFVLEFLSANSITAVHLSRLGEEWVLWASEEFGFIIPSDSVSTGSSIMPQKKNPDPMELVRGKSARVIGDLVSLLVLCKGLPHAYNRDLQEDKEPVFDSVKTIIGMLEVSAEFAENITYNQERIKTALPAGHLDATTLADYLVKKGIAFRTSHDIVGRSVAFCVSRNCRLEDLSLDELRSISPTFDKDVYEYVGVEKAIKNFSSYGSTGSECVSSQLDYWIAKLELSR, translated from the exons ATGGATTCACTCACCGCCGAATCCCTCTCATTTCTCTCCAAACCCTTCTCCTCCGCCTCCCCCTTTCCCAGACCTACAGCTCTTCTTCCCTGCCGCGCATTCTCCGTCTCCGCCCTCCACATGAGCTCCAAGGAGGCCAAGCTATGGGGCGGCCGCTTCGAGGACAGCGTCACCGACGCCGTCGAGAAATTCACCGAGTCAATCTCCTTCGATAAAGCCCTCTACAGCCACGACATTATCGGAAGCCGCGCCCACGCCTCAATGCTCGCTCATCAG ggaTTGATCACTGACGATGATAGGGATAAGATTCTAGACGGTCTCGATGTGATTAGGGGCCAAATTGAGCGGGGAGAGTTCGTGTGGAGGACTGACCGAGAGGATGTGCATATGAACATCGAAGCCGCGCTTACTGACTTGGTTGGCGAGCCAGCTAAGAAGCTCCACACCGCGCGCAGCAGAAATGATCAAGTTTGCACCGATTTTCGCCTCTGGTGTCGGGATGCTATTGATGCCATTGTTTCAAGGATAAGGAAACTTCAG GCTGCGCTGGTGAAATTGGCTGTGAAGAATGAGAATCTGATAGTTCCGGGGTACACTCATATGCAAAGGGCGCAGCCTGTTCTTCTGCCACATCTTCTTTTGGCGTATGTTGAGCCG CTTGAACGTGATGCACAACGCTTGCTGGACTGCCGTGCAAGACTTAACTTTTGCCCCCTGGGTGCCTGTGCACTAGCTGGAACTGGTTTGCCCATTGATAGATTTATGACTTCCGAAGCTCTTGGATTCACAGGCCCAATGAGAAACAG CATTGATGCAGTTTCAGATCGAGATTTTGTTTTGGAGTTCCTTTCTGCAAACTCCATTACAGCAGTCCACCTTTCTCGCCTTGGTGAAGAGTGGGTGTTGTGGGCATCAGAGGAATTTGGCTTTATCATTCCTAGTGACTCTGTTTCAACTGGAAGCAGTATAATGCCTCAGAAGAAGAACCCAGACCCAATGGAACTTGTCCGAGGGAAATCTGCTAGGGTTATAGGGGACCTGGTTTCACTTCTTGTGCTGTGCAAGGGTCTTCCTCATGCATACAACCGGGATTTACAG GAAGACAAAGAACCTGTGTTTGACAGCGTCAAAACAATAATTGGAATGCTCGAAGTGTCAGCAGAATTTGCTGAAAATATAACTTACAATCAGGAGAGGATAAAGACTGCTCTACCAGCTGGTCACCTAGACGCAACAACACTTGCAGACTACCTTGTTAAAAAG GGAATAGCATTCAGAACTTCTCATGATATAGTCGGAAGATCTGTTGCTTTCTGTGTTTCAAGAAACTGCCGTCTTGAAGATCTGAGCCTCGATGAGCTCAGAAGCATAAGCCCGACATTTGACAAGGATGTGTATGAGTACGTTGGAGTCGAGAAAGCAATAAAGAATTTCAGCTCGTATGGCTCCACTGGCTCGGAATGTGTATCCAGCCAGCTAGATTATTGGATTGCTAAGTTAGAATTGAGTAGGTAG
- the LOC121748770 gene encoding zinc finger CCCH domain-containing protein 30-like has protein sequence MKGMGQLSVETEDSFSSLLEYASNNDAEAFRRTIELDLSAVDEAGPWYVRKRGGKQIAQEERTPLMVAATYGSVDVLKLIVALPEVDLNRLCGPDKWTALHCATSGGSINAFDVVKLLLSAGADPNIEDANGQRAVDLIAVPRGNPSAKAALEDLLMNSYSDGYVGDSSVQVSATASSASSPNLSSSSESVSPCSQSDSALSPTALKLSDMPANSLSEKKQYPVDPSLPDIRNSIYSNDEFRMYSFKVRPCSRAYSHDWTECPFVHPGENARRRDPRKYHYSCVPCPDFRKGACRRGDMCEYAHGVFECWLHPAQYRTRLCKDGTSCARQVCFFAHTQEELRPLYVSTGSGVPSPRSAASAACFMDMATALNIFPGSPSSHSVMSPPAFNHALSPTASGMPHSSAAWPQPNVPTLHLPGSNFQSSRLRSSLSARDIPPDLNMLRDFDAQQHAMNDMASFSPSHPNSSMLNRSGRSKSSLTPSNLEELFSAEFPPSPRFSDQAVASGVFSPTHKSAGLNQFQQPPSLLSPINTNMFSPRHADHHFLQASFGVSSPRMSPRSLETASPLSNRLSGFAQREKQMLHSLGSREFGPSRAPPVGSPVGSWAKWGSPVEKVDWSVGPDDQAFLRRSLAEPKNDGEEPDPDVTWVQSLVKESPPEMMEKPAAASGSGAAPSGECVKTNPQIDSTDHSVIGTWLEQMQLDQQLVA, from the coding sequence ATGAAAGGAATGGGTCAATTATCTGTGGAAACTGAGGACTCTTTTTCCAGTTTGCTTGAGTATGCTTCCAACAATGATGCTGAGGCTTTCAGGAGAACAATTGAACTTGATTTATCTGCTGTTGATGAGGCTGGGCCCTGGTATGTTCGTAAGAGAGGTGGAAAGCAGATTGCACAGGAGGAAAGAACACCTTTGATGGTAGCTGCTACGTATGGTAGTGTTGATGTGTTGAAGTTGATAGTTGCTCTACCAGAGGTTGATTTGAATAGATTGTGTGGCCCAGATAAGTGGACTGCTCTCCATTGTGCTACCTCTGGAGGATCTATTAATGCGTTTGATGTTGTGAAGTTGCTATTGTCTGCTGGTGCTGATCCGAATATTGAAGATGCCAATGGTCAGCGCGCAGTTGATCTGATTGCAGTTCCTCGAGGGAATCCTAGTGCTAAAGCTGCTCTGGAAGACTTGCTTATGAACAGTTACTCAGATGGATATGTTGGTGACAGCAGTGTACAGGTGTCAGCAACTGCTTCAAGTGCGTCGTCACCTAACTTATCATCATCTTCAGAAAGCGTGTCTCCATGTTCTCAATCTGATTCTGCATTGTCTCCAACAGCGCTGAAGCTCAGTGACATGCCTGCTAATTCTTTGTCTGAGAAGAAACAGTATCCAGTGGATCCATCTCTTCCGGACATCAGGAATAGTATCTACTCGAATGATGAATTCCGTATGTATTCATTCAAGGTCAGGCCTTGTTCAAGAGCCTACTCTCATGATTGGACTGAATGCCCTTTTGTTCACCCTGGAGAAAATGCCCGCAGAAGAGACCCTCGGAAGTACCATTATAGCTGTGTTCCTTGTCCTGATTTTAGGAAGGGAGCTTGCAGGCGAGGGGATATGTGTGAGTATGCACATGGAGTGTTTGAGTGCTGGCTGCACCCTGCTCAATATCGAACAAGGCTATGTAAAGATGGCACGAGCTGTGCTAGACAAGTTTGCTTTTTTGCGCATACCCAAGAGGAACTTCGACCGTTGTATGTCTCCACTGGATCTGGTGTTCCTTCTCCAAGGTCAGCTGCTTCTGCAGCTTGTTTCATGGACATGGCCACAGCTCTAAACATTTTTCCTGGCTCACCCTCCTCTCACTCTGTCATGTCTCCTCCTGCATTTAATCATGCACTGTCTCCTACGGCAAGTGGCATGCCCCATTCCTCTGCAGCCTGGCCTCAACCAAATGTTCCAACCCTTCATCTTCCTGGTAGCAACTTCCAGTCAAGTCGCCTGCGATCCTCCCTCAGTGCTCGTGATATTCCTCCAGATCTAAATATGCTACGTGACTTTGATGCCCAGCAACATGCTATGAATGACATGGCATCTTTCTCTCCGTCACACCCCAATTCTTCTATGTTGAATCGTTCTGGTAGATCCAAGTCATCACTGACTCCTTCCAATTTGGAAGAGCTATTTTCAGCTGAGTTTCCGCCATCACCTAGATTTTCTGACCAGGCAGTGGCTTCTGGCGTTTTTTCTCCAACGCACAAATCAGCTGGTCTTAATCAGTTCCAACAGCCACCAAGCCTTTTATCTCCTATTAACACTAACATGTTTTCTCCTAGACATGCTGATCACCATTTCTTGCAGGCTTCTTTTGGTGTCTCATCCCCAAGGATGTCACCAAGAAGCTTGGAGACTGCATCCCCGTTGAGCAATCGCCTCTCAGGATTCGCCCAGCGTGAGAAGCAGATGCTGCACAGTCTTGGCTCCCGTGAGTTTGGTCCCAGCCGTGCACCCCCTGTTGGGTCCCCCGTTGGTTCTTGGGCAAAGTGGGGATCCCCTGTTGAGAAGGTCGATTGGTCAGTCGGCCCAGATGATCAAGCTTTTCTTAGAAGATCTTTGGCTGAACCCAAGAACGATGGAGAAGAACCTGACCCTGACGTGACATGGGTGCAATCTCTTGTGAAAGAATCACCACCAGAGATGATGGAGAAACCTGCAGCAGCTTCCGGCTCTGGTGCTGCGCCATCCGGTGAGTGTGTGAAAACAAATCCTCAAATTGACTCTACTGATCATTCTGTTATAGGGACATGGCTCGAGCAAATGCAACTTGATCAGCAGCTGGTAGCCTAG
- the LOC121749622 gene encoding cellulose synthase A catalytic subunit 3 [UDP-forming]-like translates to MEPEAEIKGKTLKTIGSQVCQICGDDVGSTADLEPFVACNVCAFPVCRPCYEYERKDGNQSCPQCKTRYKRHKGSPAIHGDSEEDGVSDDVAVDAHYSETQSEKQKISERMLSWRVNHSGESINAPKYDKEVPRNHIPLLTNGTDISGELSAASPGRLSMASPPPGGIGKPRIVDPVREFGSPGLGNVAWKERVDGWKMKQEKPVIPMTTSHPPSERGVGDIDASTDILVDDSLLNDEARQPLARKVSIPSSRINPYRMVIVLRLVILCIFLHYRITNPVPNAYPLWLISVICEIWFAISWILDQFPKWLPVNRETYLDRLALRYDREGEPSQLAAVDIFVSTVDPLKEPPLVTANTVLSILAVDYPVDKVSCYVSDDGSAMLTFEALSETSEFARKWVPFCKRYSIEPRAPEWYFAQKIDYLKDKVQPSFVKDRRAMKREYEEFKIRVNALVSKAQKVPEEGWVMQDGTPWPGNNTRDHPGMIQVFLGQSGGLDSDGNELPRLVYVSREKRPGFQHHKKAGAMNSLVRVSAVLTNGPFLLNLDCDHYINNSKALREAMCFLMDPNLGKYVCYVQFPQRFDGIDRSDRYANRNTVFFDINLRGLDGIQGPVYVGTGCVFNRTALYGYEPPHKPKNKKPGMLSSCFGGSRKKSSKSSKKGSDKKKSSKHVDPTVPIFSLEDIEEGVEGAGFDDEKSLLMSQMSLEKRFGQSAVFVASTLMENGGVPQSATPETLLKEAIHVISCGYEDKSEWGSEIGWIYGSVTEDILTGFKMHARGWRSIYCMPPRAAFKGSAPINLSDRLNQVLRWALGSVEILFSRHCPIWYGYKGRLKWLERFAYVNTTIYPITSIPLLLYCTLPAVCLLTGKFIIPQISNLASIWFLSLFLSIFATGILEMRWSGVGIDEWWRNEQFWVIGGVSAHLFAVFQGLLKVLAGIDTNFTVTSKAGDEEGDFTELYMFKWTTLLIPPTTLLIVNLVGVVAGISYAINSGYQSWGPLFGKLFFAFWVIVHLYPFLKGLMGRQNRTPTIVVVWSILLASIFSLLWVRVDPFTTRVTGPKVEECGINC, encoded by the exons ATGGAACCTGAAGCAGAAATCAAG GGAAAGACCTTGAAGACTATTGGCAGCCAGGTCTGTCAGATCTGTGGGGATGACGTGGGCTCGACTGCTGACCTTGAGCCATTTGTTGCTTGCAATGTCTGTGCATTCCCGGTTTGCAGGCCTTGCTATGAATATGAGAGGAAAGATGGAAATCAGTCTTGCCCTCAGTGCAAAACCAGATACAAGAGACATAAAG GGAGTCCTGCAATTCATGGTGACAGTGAGGAGGATGGTGTTTCTGATGATGTCGCTGTTGATGCCCATTACTCTGAAACTCAAAGTGAGAAGCAGAAGATTTCAGAGAGAATGTTGAGCTGGCGTGTTAATCATTCGGGAGAAAGTATTAATGCCCCGAAGTATGACAAGGAGGTCCCTCGAAACCACATTCCATTGCTTACGAATGGAACGGAT ATTTCTGGGGAATTGTCTGCTGCATCACCTGGGCGCCTTTCAATGGCATCTCCACCTCCAGGAGGCATTGGAAAAC CCAGGATCGTGGATCCAGTGAGGGAGTTTGGATCCCCGGGCTTAGGTAATGTTGCCTGGAAAGAAAGAGTGGATGGCTGGAAAATGAAGCAGGAAAAGCCTGTTATTCCAATGACTACTAGCCATCCTCCTTCAGAAAGAGGAGTGGGAGATATTGATGCAAGCACTGATATTCTTGTTGATGATTCTCTACT GAATGATGAGGCCCGACAGCCCCTAGCAAGGAAGGTTTCTATTCCGTCATCAAGGATAAATCCTTACAGGATGGTTATTGTATTGCGGTTGGTGATTCTGTGTATTTTCTTGCACTACCGAATAACAAACCCTGTACCCAACGCATATCCATTGTGGCTGATTTCTGTGATCTGTGAGATTTGGTTTGCTATATCCTGGATTCTGGATCAGTTCCCAAAATGGCTTCCTGTCAACCGTGAGACGTATCTTGACAGACTTGCTCTGAG ATATGACAGGGAAGGAGAGCCATCACAATTAGCTGCTGTTGACATATTTGTCAGTACTGTTGATCCTCTGAAGGAGCCTCCTCTCGTTACAGCTAATACTGTTTTGTCCATTCTTGCGGTAGACTATCCAGTGGACAAGGTTTCTTGCTATGTTTCTGATGATGGGTCTGCCATGTTGACATTTGAAGCTCTATCAGAAACATCTGAATTTGCAAGGAAATGGGTTCCTTTCTGCAAAAGGTACAGTATTGAGCCACGGGCTCCTGAATGGTACTTTGCTCAGAAGATTGACTACTTAAAAGATAAAGTCCAGCCATCTTTTGTGAAAGACCGTCGGGCTATGAAG AGAGAATATGAAGAATTCAAAATTCGTGTCAACGCTCTTGTATCCAAGGCTCAGAAAGTTCCCGAGGAAGGTTGGGTTATGCAAGACGGCACACCATGGCCTGGAAATAATACAAGGGATCACCCTGGAATGATTCAG GTTTTCTTGGGCCAAAGTGGAGGTCTTGACAGTGACGGTAATGAGCTGCCTCGGTTAGTATATGTTTCTCGTGAGAAGCGTCCTGGTTTCCAGCATCACAAGAAAGCCGGTGCCATGAATTCACTT GTTCGTGTGTCAGCAGTTCTTACCAATGGACCTTTCTTGTTGAATCTCGATTGTGATCATTACATTAATAACAGCAAGGCCTTGCGTGAAGCAATGTGCTTTTTGATGGATCCGAATCTCGGGAAATATGTTTGTTATGTGCAATTTCCACAGAGATTTGATGGTATAGATAGGAGTGATCGATATGCCAATCGTAACACTGTCTTCTTTGAT ATTAACTTGAGAGGTTTGGATGGTATTCAAGGCCCTGTATATGTGGGTACTGGATGTGTCTTCAACAGAACAGCTTTGTATGGTTATGAACCTCCTCACAAACCTAAAAATAAGAAACCCGGGATGCTTTCTTCCTGCTTTGGTGGATCAAGAAAGAAAAGTTCTAAATCAAGTAAGAAGGGTTCAGATAAGAAGAAGTCTAGCAAGCATGTTGATCCTACTGTTCCTATCTTCAGCTTGGAGGATATAGAGGAGGGTGTTGAAG GTGCTGGATTTGATGATGAAAAGTCATTGCTCATGTCCCAGATGAGCCTGGAGAAAAGATTTGGACAGTCAGCTGTTTTTGTTGCATCAACCCTGATGGAGAATGGTGGTGTGCCTCAGTCTGCCACACCAGAGACTCTCCTGAAAGAGGCTATTCATGTCATTAGCTGTGGCTATGAAGATAAGTCAGAATGGGGAAGTGAG ATAGGATGGATCTATGGTTCTGTCACAGAAGATATTCTTACAGGATTTAAAATGCACGCACGTGGGTGGCGATCAATTTACTGTATGCCTCCAAGGGCAGCCTTCAAGGGATCAGCTCCAATTAATCTTTCTGATCGATTGAATCAAGTGCTTCGATGGGCCTTAGGATCTGTGGAGATTCTGTTTAGCAGGCATTGTCCAATATGGTATGGATACAAAGGAAGGCTAAAATGGCTAGAGAGATTTGCATATGTCAACACCACAATTTACCCGATCACTTCCATTCCTCTGTTACTTTACTGCACATTGCCAGCTGTCTGTTTGCTTACTGGGAAATTCATTATCCCACAG ATTAGTAACCTCGCAAGTATCTGGTTTCTTtccctctttctctccatcTTTGCCACTGGTATACTGGAGATGAGGTGGAGTGGTGTTGGAATTGATGAATGGTGGAGGAATGAGCAGTTTTGGGTCATTGGAGGTGTCTCGGCTCATCTCTTTGCTGTATTCCAAGGTCTGCTCAAAGTTCTTGCTGGAATAGATACGAATTTCACAGTCACATCTAAAGCTGGAGACGAAGAGGGAGATTTTACTGAGCTCTACATGTTCAAATGGACAACTCTTCTGATTCCTCCCACCACTCTTCTGATCGTAAACTTGGTCGGAGTTGTTGCTGGGATTTCCTATGCAATCAACAGCGGGTACCAATCATGGGGGCCGCTGTTTGGAAAATTGTTCTTCGCCTTCTGGGTGATTGTCCATCTCTACCCCTTCCTCAAAGGTCTTATGGGGAGGCAGAACCGCACCCCCACCATTGTCGTGGTGTGGTCGATTCTTCTAGCTTCGATATTCTCTTTACTGTGGGTCAGAGTTGATCCCTTCACCACTAGAGTCACTGGCCCAAAGGTCGAAGAGTGTGGAATTAACTGCTAA